A genome region from Nitrospira sp. includes the following:
- a CDS encoding DUF5069 domain-containing protein yields MDLRQQPPRRWSDTLVDLIWLPRLIDKVRAFHAGTLGTYAYPSALDLSFMRHLRLTPADIEPLVRDMTSDDAIGAAIRRRIPLTDEEIRTRCAAFQEKYRWAFAILDRDDGYVRGLGYPLPQFLQRPLWRWYQRWSAEKASATSI; encoded by the coding sequence ATGGATCTTCGCCAACAGCCGCCACGACGATGGAGTGATACCCTGGTAGACCTGATCTGGCTACCGCGGTTGATTGATAAGGTGCGTGCTTTTCATGCCGGTACGCTCGGCACCTACGCCTATCCCTCCGCGCTGGACCTCTCCTTCATGCGGCACCTCCGGCTCACACCTGCCGATATCGAGCCGCTGGTTCGTGACATGACCTCCGATGACGCCATCGGCGCGGCCATTCGTCGGCGCATTCCGCTGACCGATGAGGAAATCCGGACGCGCTGCGCCGCGTTTCAAGAAAAATATCGGTGGGCATTCGCCATTCTAGACCGGGATGACGGCTATGTCCGTGGGCTGGGCTATCCGCTCCCCCAATTCCTTCAACGACCACTCTGGCGGTGGTATCAACGCTGGTCGGCTGAAAAAGCTTCGGCCACGTCGATCTGA
- a CDS encoding M28 family peptidase — MALAVAQHVAAETVSPELEQALSSISSERMLTDIRTLSGPTFNGRQTGTSDDLASAEFVRQRLLDLQQRRSAGSESPATPARHPAPIQIQSAPVRTTQIGEGALLQIGPTFERQPAAIGTDYLPILDTPSAELEAPIVFVGYGISDPAGGLDDYAGIDVRNKVVLFLRGKPERYATQVSHADKVHMAHAHGALGYLTATGPILNAYETRRGVTGRPSAFYGLTDPQRTIPGAWISTALAAAILDAQPPGADNRLRRLQQQLNDTMAPQSTHTDVSVKAHWQSTQQDGTLRNVVAWLPGQDAAHQNGAILIGAHRDHFGKQGGLLFAGADDNASGTAVILEVARVLAAMPTGPKRSILLVSFSGEEQGLLGSKLYVSQPVLPLTSTIAMINVDHAAVGNGRLTIGVTGLEKPAAEQAGQWAGLADRIDLFGFFPGGDHVPFKEAGVPTITVVSGGVHPHFHQPTDTADSVDPNILSAAARYVLAIVWQLADAP, encoded by the coding sequence ATGGCTCTGGCTGTCGCTCAGCATGTCGCCGCAGAGACGGTCTCCCCAGAATTGGAACAGGCATTGAGCTCGATTTCCAGCGAACGCATGCTCACGGATATCCGCACCTTGAGCGGACCGACGTTCAACGGACGCCAGACCGGCACATCCGACGACCTTGCTTCCGCCGAATTCGTGCGGCAACGACTCCTGGATCTACAACAGCGTCGCTCAGCGGGCTCCGAGTCTCCCGCCACGCCCGCTCGCCATCCCGCGCCGATCCAGATTCAGTCCGCTCCCGTCCGCACAACTCAGATCGGCGAGGGGGCGCTGCTCCAGATCGGACCGACTTTCGAGAGACAACCTGCCGCGATCGGCACTGACTATCTCCCGATCCTCGATACTCCTTCAGCAGAGCTCGAGGCTCCAATTGTCTTTGTCGGATACGGGATCTCCGACCCGGCCGGCGGACTCGATGACTATGCCGGTATCGACGTTCGAAACAAAGTGGTGCTGTTTCTCCGTGGAAAACCCGAACGGTATGCCACGCAGGTCTCCCACGCGGATAAAGTACACATGGCCCACGCGCATGGCGCCCTCGGCTACCTGACCGCAACCGGGCCGATCCTCAACGCGTACGAAACTCGTCGTGGTGTCACGGGTCGCCCGAGTGCGTTCTACGGGCTTACGGACCCTCAACGGACCATTCCAGGCGCCTGGATCAGTACCGCCCTCGCTGCAGCCATCCTCGACGCACAGCCGCCCGGCGCAGACAACCGCTTGCGTCGCCTCCAGCAACAACTGAACGACACCATGGCTCCGCAATCCACACACACCGACGTGTCCGTCAAGGCGCACTGGCAGAGTACGCAACAGGACGGCACGCTCCGGAACGTCGTCGCATGGCTTCCCGGACAGGACGCCGCTCATCAGAACGGCGCGATCCTGATCGGGGCCCACCGCGATCATTTTGGGAAACAAGGTGGATTACTCTTTGCCGGAGCCGACGACAACGCATCAGGCACCGCCGTGATCCTGGAAGTCGCCCGGGTGCTCGCCGCGATGCCCACCGGACCGAAACGTTCGATTCTCTTGGTGTCGTTCAGCGGAGAAGAACAAGGCTTGCTGGGATCGAAACTGTACGTGAGCCAACCCGTGCTGCCGCTGACCTCGACCATCGCCATGATCAACGTAGATCATGCCGCAGTCGGAAACGGACGACTCACCATCGGTGTGACAGGTTTAGAGAAACCTGCTGCGGAACAGGCCGGGCAATGGGCCGGACTTGCAGACCGTATCGATCTATTCGGCTTTTTTCCTGGGGGAGATCACGTCCCGTTTAAGGAGGCGGGAGTTCCCACCATCACCGTGGTGAGCGGCGGAGTCCATCCGCACTTTCATCAACCCACCGACACGGCAGACAGCGTGGATCCGAACATTCTCTCCGCCGCCGCGCGGTACGTACTCGCCATCGTCTGGCAACTCGCCGACGCGCCTTAA
- a CDS encoding tetratricopeptide repeat protein — MTIHTWFHAHARQLFILQASRILGLLLLLPVTLTDAPRAMANDPAPHSESQVAQRAKAAWEQGTTDLALGILDQGIHDNPRAFALHQLRGDMLATSRHTEAALESYETVLASIPKALDVRWAKWSVLVRSGQVEEAVTELQRIAAIDPQNPLIHLRLARELRKLDRLEESLKSYQQAVELRPDMLNWRLAMARARFDILDYEGADREVQSVLQQVSPGSPLELSAKNLLTVFYGSTERGRRFAPMMSPDANPKQLKDWSMIRHDAYALFEAGRYQEAEPMYRQLLLLNPMDPLAKQHLGLILMNLGRCKEAISIIPKMEGLDPLDEDYAATVYRLGQCLVDLGKWEDAYIQFKILYDTTVAFEQSTKEVELPVGTRILDKHKLLRWLEKIRPHVPELAKEIEMENAAQATPAAPVVPSEAELAAKAMENLKPQNTLDAAASLVGRDADFAWFRFVIPAKKVMRDDSPTGAHDFIPLDPGISFSATQPDIYLVFGLVTASYDEIPLSARCFKEHAELTGAQPAVAQDQLIMSTNDQSGYFVLSRPSTGWTTGLYRCGLFAGEQTSAYTQVDEVRFRIVESTKPS; from the coding sequence ATGACGATCCATACATGGTTTCACGCACATGCGCGACAACTATTCATCCTTCAGGCCTCTCGCATCCTCGGACTGCTCCTGCTCCTGCCCGTCACGCTGACAGACGCACCCAGGGCTATGGCGAACGATCCAGCACCGCACTCGGAAAGCCAGGTCGCCCAACGCGCCAAAGCCGCCTGGGAGCAGGGGACGACCGACTTGGCCCTCGGTATTCTTGACCAGGGCATTCATGACAACCCGCGCGCGTTCGCCCTGCACCAACTCCGCGGCGATATGCTCGCCACCTCACGCCACACCGAAGCGGCCCTTGAATCCTATGAAACCGTCCTGGCGAGCATTCCCAAGGCTCTCGACGTGCGATGGGCGAAGTGGAGCGTGCTGGTACGGTCCGGGCAGGTGGAAGAAGCGGTCACTGAATTGCAGCGCATTGCCGCCATCGACCCTCAGAACCCGTTGATCCATTTGCGACTGGCCCGTGAGCTTCGGAAACTTGACCGGCTGGAGGAGTCTCTGAAGTCCTATCAGCAGGCGGTGGAGCTGAGACCCGACATGCTCAACTGGCGGTTGGCGATGGCCCGCGCGCGATTCGACATTTTGGATTACGAAGGCGCAGACCGCGAGGTGCAGTCTGTGTTGCAACAAGTCTCCCCCGGTTCCCCGTTGGAGCTGTCCGCCAAGAATCTGCTGACCGTGTTTTACGGATCGACGGAGCGAGGCCGCCGCTTTGCACCTATGATGAGCCCGGACGCGAACCCGAAACAACTCAAAGACTGGTCGATGATTCGCCACGACGCCTACGCGCTCTTCGAGGCCGGGCGCTATCAGGAAGCCGAACCGATGTATCGGCAACTCCTGCTCCTCAATCCGATGGACCCCCTTGCTAAGCAGCACCTTGGACTGATTCTTATGAACCTGGGCCGGTGCAAGGAGGCCATCAGCATCATCCCCAAAATGGAAGGGCTCGATCCGCTTGATGAAGACTATGCGGCCACTGTCTATCGACTCGGTCAATGTCTGGTAGATTTGGGGAAATGGGAAGACGCATACATTCAATTCAAGATCCTCTACGACACGACCGTGGCATTCGAGCAGTCGACGAAGGAGGTCGAACTTCCAGTAGGAACCAGAATTCTGGACAAACACAAACTGCTGCGCTGGCTGGAGAAGATTCGTCCGCATGTCCCCGAACTGGCCAAGGAAATCGAGATGGAGAACGCCGCCCAGGCCACGCCGGCGGCGCCGGTCGTTCCGTCGGAAGCAGAGCTGGCCGCGAAGGCCATGGAGAATTTGAAACCACAGAACACGTTGGATGCAGCGGCCTCCCTGGTCGGACGGGACGCCGATTTTGCCTGGTTCCGATTCGTCATCCCGGCAAAGAAAGTCATGCGGGACGATTCGCCCACCGGCGCCCACGACTTCATTCCTCTGGACCCCGGGATCAGCTTTTCCGCTACTCAGCCGGACATTTACCTGGTGTTCGGATTGGTGACGGCCTCGTACGATGAAATTCCGCTCTCGGCGCGCTGTTTCAAAGAGCACGCGGAACTAACCGGCGCGCAGCCAGCGGTGGCACAGGATCAGCTCATCATGTCCACCAACGACCAATCCGGTTACTTCGTCCTGTCACGTCCATCCACCGGCTGGACGACGGGACTCTACCGATGCGGGTTATTTGCAGGGGAGCAAACCTCGGCCTACACCCAGGTGGATGAAGTGCGGTTCCGTATCGTTGAATCGACGAAGCCGTCGTAG
- a CDS encoding AAA family ATPase, giving the protein MALSTSVHDLRTLIRSSHPLIIIETVEEERVLTLLQSVAAQERMPLFEWSITRGLTRQDEGQTISKMTATPLAVLQHLNGLTVEAIFWLKDLAPHLQDAAVARQLREVSHHFGRSRTTCLLTGHPIVLPSDIEQIAVRLDLQLPDRDELQSMLHSVLQSLGKRTSPRRPGSTTVVQSILRSLTDSKPAQSGPSAQERDAILRALQGLTLHQARQVITQCIVEDGTLSANDVQTILKRKVQAIKDGGLLEYYPLEDNRFELGGFVNLKSWLERAKVGFTAEAKALNLTPPRGIMLVGVPGCGKSLAAKAIAREWQLPLLKLDAGRLFDKFVGESEKNFRKAIEMAESLSPIVLWIDEIEKAMVSGGGSGDADAGLSRRLFGAFLTWLQEKKQEVFVVATANNLASLPPELLRKGRFDEIFFVDLPDDHERTAIWKIHLALRKQDCTKFDLSKIVSVSDGFSGSEIEQAVVAALYRALHHKTSLTTDLLIQELSGTVPLSVTRHEDIDQLRTMAHGRFVNVR; this is encoded by the coding sequence ATGGCGTTATCGACGAGCGTACATGACCTCCGCACATTGATTCGCTCCAGCCACCCCCTGATTATCATCGAGACGGTGGAAGAAGAACGGGTGCTGACGTTGCTTCAATCCGTGGCGGCTCAGGAACGCATGCCGCTGTTCGAATGGTCGATCACCAGGGGCCTCACCAGGCAGGACGAGGGGCAAACCATCAGCAAGATGACCGCCACTCCCCTGGCGGTCCTTCAACACCTCAACGGCTTGACTGTGGAAGCGATCTTTTGGCTCAAGGATCTTGCGCCGCACTTGCAAGACGCCGCCGTGGCTCGTCAGTTGCGTGAAGTCAGTCATCACTTCGGCCGCTCCCGTACCACCTGTCTGTTGACCGGTCATCCCATCGTCCTCCCGTCCGACATCGAACAGATCGCGGTTCGGCTGGATTTGCAACTGCCTGATCGGGACGAACTACAGTCGATGCTCCACAGTGTGCTGCAGTCACTCGGCAAGAGAACGTCGCCTCGTCGTCCCGGCTCGACGACCGTCGTGCAGAGCATTCTTCGCTCGCTCACCGATTCCAAACCCGCACAGTCCGGCCCCTCGGCACAGGAACGCGACGCCATCCTTCGCGCCCTGCAGGGATTGACCCTGCATCAAGCCCGGCAGGTCATCACACAATGTATCGTCGAAGACGGCACCCTTTCCGCCAATGACGTGCAGACCATCCTGAAACGGAAAGTCCAGGCCATCAAAGACGGCGGCTTGCTGGAATATTATCCCCTGGAAGATAACCGATTTGAACTGGGCGGGTTCGTCAACCTGAAGTCATGGTTGGAGCGGGCGAAGGTGGGATTTACAGCGGAAGCCAAGGCGCTCAACCTGACGCCGCCGCGCGGCATTATGCTGGTGGGGGTCCCGGGCTGCGGCAAGTCACTCGCCGCAAAAGCAATCGCGCGCGAGTGGCAACTCCCGCTGCTCAAACTCGATGCGGGGCGACTCTTCGATAAATTCGTCGGAGAGTCGGAGAAAAACTTCCGCAAGGCGATCGAGATGGCGGAGTCCCTCTCGCCGATCGTGCTCTGGATCGACGAAATCGAAAAGGCCATGGTGTCAGGCGGCGGGAGCGGAGACGCCGACGCCGGATTGAGCCGTCGGCTCTTCGGCGCGTTTCTGACCTGGCTGCAGGAAAAGAAGCAGGAGGTGTTCGTCGTCGCCACGGCAAACAACCTCGCATCCCTTCCGCCTGAACTGCTGCGTAAAGGACGGTTCGACGAAATCTTCTTTGTGGACTTGCCGGACGACCACGAACGGACCGCCATCTGGAAGATCCATCTCGCGCTCCGCAAACAGGACTGTACGAAGTTTGATCTTTCAAAGATCGTCAGTGTCAGCGATGGATTCAGCGGATCGGAAATCGAACAGGCGGTGGTGGCCGCACTCTACCGGGCCTTGCACCACAAAACGTCTCTGACGACCGATCTCCTGATTCAGGAACTGTCCGGCACCGTGCCGCTCTCGGTCACTCGCCACGAAGACATCGATCAGCTTCGAACCATGGCTCACGGCCGCTTCGTCAACGTGCGGTAG
- a CDS encoding DEAD/DEAH box helicase: protein MVSFAELSLTSFLADRLQQAGFTAPTPIQSAAIPLALEGRDLLAQAKTGSGKTLAFLIPLIERAVKEGWKPAGHASASHGGSARSPRALVLAPTRELALQIEMELRKYAPPSVTSLAVYGGVPIERHYRALRQPPLIVIGTPGRLLDVAGTRHLDLRGVEYVVMDEADQMLDRGFLRDIQRILQLLPAQRQTMLFSATFSPEILTLAESMLKNPARTAVDPGVNTPTTITHAYYVVPSESSRVQLIHTLLQSPESGDQSMVFCDQKYKVKRLAARLGGEPASVGAITGNHSQAQRERTLTAFRSGRLRTLVATDVAARGLDVPTVSQVIHYELPGNPTSYVHRTGRTGRAERSGATLLILSPQEEHEYLAMVRRLRIQTKRLTLPVLAALPPPAHEPESNGQSRHDGRGRDARPRRAGERQNSTPQDARGGPGRRGWRADRPAAPRRGNS, encoded by the coding sequence ATGGTGTCGTTTGCCGAATTGTCTCTTACATCGTTTCTCGCTGATCGTTTACAACAGGCCGGGTTCACCGCGCCGACCCCCATTCAGAGCGCGGCCATTCCACTGGCGTTGGAGGGGCGTGATCTCTTGGCTCAGGCCAAGACCGGCAGCGGGAAAACGCTCGCCTTTCTGATTCCCTTGATCGAACGGGCCGTCAAAGAAGGCTGGAAGCCTGCCGGTCATGCCTCCGCATCGCATGGCGGATCTGCCAGATCGCCGCGGGCCCTTGTGCTCGCGCCGACCCGTGAGTTGGCCCTTCAAATTGAAATGGAACTGCGCAAGTATGCCCCGCCGTCCGTGACGTCGTTGGCGGTGTACGGCGGTGTACCCATTGAGCGGCACTATCGTGCGTTGCGCCAGCCGCCGTTGATCGTGATCGGCACGCCGGGGCGGTTGTTGGACGTGGCTGGAACGCGTCATTTGGACCTGCGCGGCGTGGAGTATGTCGTGATGGATGAAGCCGATCAAATGTTGGATCGCGGATTCCTGCGTGACATTCAGCGTATTCTGCAATTGCTCCCAGCGCAACGGCAGACCATGCTGTTCTCCGCGACCTTTTCGCCGGAGATTCTGACGCTCGCGGAATCGATGCTGAAGAATCCGGCTCGCACGGCGGTGGATCCCGGAGTGAATACGCCGACCACGATTACGCATGCGTATTACGTCGTGCCCAGCGAATCCTCTCGGGTGCAGTTGATTCACACGCTGCTCCAGTCTCCGGAGTCCGGCGACCAGTCGATGGTCTTCTGCGACCAGAAATACAAAGTGAAACGATTGGCTGCCCGTCTCGGCGGAGAGCCGGCCTCGGTCGGGGCCATCACTGGAAATCACTCACAGGCCCAGCGGGAACGGACCCTCACCGCGTTCCGATCGGGTCGGTTGCGCACCCTGGTGGCGACTGATGTCGCGGCTCGTGGATTGGATGTGCCGACGGTGTCCCAGGTCATTCACTACGAATTACCGGGGAACCCCACGTCGTATGTGCATCGCACGGGCCGAACGGGTCGGGCTGAACGATCCGGGGCCACGCTTTTGATTCTCTCTCCGCAAGAAGAGCATGAATATTTGGCCATGGTGCGCCGTTTGCGAATCCAAACGAAGCGCCTGACCTTGCCGGTATTGGCGGCACTGCCGCCTCCAGCGCACGAGCCGGAGTCAAACGGCCAATCCCGACATGATGGGCGGGGGCGTGATGCCCGACCGCGGCGTGCAGGAGAGCGTCAAAATTCCACGCCTCAGGATGCGCGAGGCGGGCCTGGTCGTCGAGGTTGGCGTGCTGATCGTCCCGCCGCGCCGCGCCGTGGCAATAGTTGA
- a CDS encoding peptidylprolyl isomerase: protein MKVGRSLLLGLQLAAGSLLLGEGAYAQVELPITDGVKVSLEYILTLPDKSVADSNVGQEPIVFVQGAHEIVPGLEKALDGMKAGQKRRIEVAAQDAYGPYNNKLRQSVDKEKLPKDVKVGDILQASDNRLVKVLEVNDKKVLIDLNHPLAGKMLTFDVNILKVEKGDATDAPASKTP from the coding sequence ATGAAAGTTGGACGGAGTTTGTTGCTGGGCCTGCAGCTGGCCGCGGGTAGCCTGCTCTTGGGTGAAGGTGCGTACGCCCAAGTCGAGCTTCCGATTACCGATGGGGTCAAAGTGTCGTTGGAGTACATCCTGACGCTTCCCGACAAATCCGTGGCCGATTCGAATGTCGGTCAGGAACCGATTGTGTTCGTACAGGGGGCGCATGAAATTGTCCCCGGCCTCGAAAAGGCTCTCGATGGCATGAAGGCCGGACAGAAACGGCGCATCGAGGTGGCGGCGCAGGATGCCTACGGTCCCTACAACAATAAACTACGCCAGAGCGTGGATAAAGAGAAGCTTCCCAAGGACGTCAAGGTCGGGGACATTTTGCAGGCGTCGGATAACCGGCTGGTGAAGGTCTTGGAAGTGAACGACAAGAAGGTGCTGATCGACCTCAACCATCCATTGGCTGGAAAGATGCTCACCTTTGATGTCAATATCCTCAAGGTCGAAAAGGGCGATGCCACGGACGCTCCCGCAAGCAAGACCCCCTAA
- a CDS encoding DnaJ domain-containing protein, with amino-acid sequence MRDERTTNYYTILELSPGASDAEIKRAWHEHMQVWHPDRFVHSPALHRKAEARTQLINQAYQTLSDPAARARYDAGRQHPSSPTPPPRPSPAPRPQPAPRSRQELRGPQTMLNVTRFSHPKIMVPAIHILVDSREHQPYEFKGLVRIAGTVKQTLPAGDYAIAEAPDIFCVERRRVEEFDTIFSNPSDNRPRFLRELEPLRAFPHRFLVIEGTIQYNRGGGRLGQYHRNGIVDFLDSLTARFGLQIIYSDSREEAEERVANLAALHYAYHLAEQQGLGRCLTENDA; translated from the coding sequence ATGCGGGACGAACGGACCACGAACTACTACACCATTCTTGAACTCTCTCCCGGCGCGTCGGACGCGGAGATCAAACGCGCCTGGCATGAGCACATGCAGGTCTGGCATCCCGATCGCTTCGTTCATTCGCCGGCTCTGCACCGGAAGGCCGAGGCCAGAACCCAACTAATCAATCAGGCCTATCAAACACTCAGCGACCCCGCGGCCCGGGCCAGGTACGATGCCGGCAGGCAACATCCTTCCTCACCGACACCGCCTCCACGCCCCTCGCCGGCGCCTCGACCGCAACCAGCTCCGCGATCCCGTCAGGAACTGCGGGGTCCACAAACGATGCTGAACGTCACCCGATTCAGCCATCCCAAAATCATGGTACCGGCGATCCATATCCTGGTCGATAGCCGCGAACACCAGCCCTACGAATTCAAGGGCCTGGTGCGCATCGCTGGAACAGTCAAACAAACCCTGCCGGCCGGTGACTATGCGATTGCGGAAGCCCCGGATATTTTTTGCGTGGAACGCCGTCGCGTAGAGGAGTTCGACACCATCTTCTCCAATCCATCCGACAACCGCCCGCGCTTTCTCCGCGAGCTCGAACCGCTCCGCGCTTTTCCCCATCGCTTTCTGGTGATCGAAGGCACGATCCAATACAACCGCGGCGGAGGGCGGCTCGGCCAGTATCACCGAAACGGCATCGTGGACTTTCTGGATTCCCTAACGGCCAGATTCGGGCTGCAGATCATCTATTCAGACAGTCGCGAAGAAGCCGAAGAACGGGTTGCCAACCTGGCGGCGCTCCACTATGCCTACCATCTCGCCGAACAACAGGGCCTCGGTCGCTGCCTCACGGAGAATGACGCCTAG
- a CDS encoding RNA-binding protein → MGSKIYVGGLPYSTTEQQLSDLFAVHGAVTSARIITDKFTGQSRGFGFVEMSGDSEAQAAINALNGTQFGGRTLTVNEARPQEPRSGGGGGRGMGGGRH, encoded by the coding sequence ATGGGTTCGAAGATCTACGTTGGCGGCTTGCCATATTCAACCACCGAGCAACAGCTGAGTGACCTGTTTGCGGTGCACGGGGCGGTGACGTCGGCGCGCATCATCACGGACAAATTCACCGGTCAATCACGAGGCTTTGGCTTCGTCGAAATGTCGGGAGATTCCGAGGCGCAGGCGGCAATTAACGCGTTGAACGGGACACAATTCGGTGGCCGCACGTTGACTGTGAATGAAGCCCGCCCGCAGGAGCCCCGCTCCGGTGGTGGCGGAGGACGTGGAATGGGCGGGGGCCGGCACTAA
- the pfp gene encoding diphosphate--fructose-6-phosphate 1-phosphotransferase has translation MGTIKQRPVVAILVGGGPAPGINSVIGAATIRSILGGCDVIGIQDGFKWIMDGQTSKVKRLSIEDVSRIHFSGGSYLGTARANPTKKLEHLDACLASLNTLGVTRLITIGGDDTAFSALKLEQRAAGLLQVVHVPKTIDNDLDLPHGIPTFGFQTARHIGVELVKSLMVDAETTSRWYFVVTMGRKAGHLALGIGKAAGATLTVIPEEFQQKPLRLKTLVDILAGAFIKRLNAGRSDGVAVLAEGLVEIIDQQDLDGLQDVERDQHGHVRLAEINFGSMLKRAVEKELRSFGIKTTIVDKNIGYELRCADPISFDMEYTRDLGYCAAQFLLEGGNAAMVSIQNGRFIPIPFGDILDPATGRTRVRMVDVESESYVIARRYMIRLAPDDFNHPQDLVRLATTAGLAVDDFRKRFEYLMGKDV, from the coding sequence ATGGGAACCATCAAGCAACGACCGGTGGTGGCAATTCTAGTGGGGGGTGGGCCGGCGCCCGGTATCAATAGTGTCATCGGAGCCGCCACGATCAGGAGTATTCTCGGCGGCTGTGACGTGATCGGCATTCAGGATGGCTTCAAATGGATCATGGACGGCCAGACCAGTAAGGTGAAGCGCCTGTCGATCGAGGATGTCAGTCGGATTCACTTCAGCGGCGGCTCCTACCTCGGCACGGCGCGTGCCAACCCCACGAAGAAACTCGAGCATCTCGATGCCTGCCTGGCGAGTTTGAATACCCTCGGTGTGACCCGGCTGATTACGATTGGCGGTGACGACACCGCGTTCTCCGCGTTGAAGTTGGAACAGCGGGCCGCCGGCCTCTTGCAGGTCGTGCATGTGCCGAAGACCATCGACAACGATCTGGACCTGCCGCATGGAATTCCGACCTTCGGATTTCAGACGGCGCGCCACATCGGCGTGGAGCTTGTGAAAAGTTTGATGGTGGATGCGGAGACGACCTCGCGCTGGTATTTCGTGGTGACGATGGGCCGCAAGGCCGGACATCTGGCGCTCGGTATCGGCAAGGCCGCCGGCGCCACGTTGACGGTCATTCCCGAGGAGTTTCAACAGAAGCCCCTTCGGCTGAAAACGCTGGTCGATATCCTGGCCGGCGCGTTTATCAAACGGCTCAATGCCGGACGATCGGACGGCGTGGCGGTCTTGGCGGAAGGACTGGTGGAAATCATCGATCAGCAGGATCTCGACGGGCTGCAGGATGTGGAGCGTGACCAGCACGGACATGTGCGGTTGGCGGAGATCAACTTCGGTTCCATGCTGAAGCGGGCGGTCGAGAAGGAATTGCGTTCCTTCGGTATTAAGACCACCATCGTCGATAAGAACATCGGCTATGAGCTTCGCTGCGCCGATCCCATTTCGTTCGATATGGAATACACCCGGGATCTCGGTTATTGCGCGGCGCAGTTTCTCCTGGAGGGCGGGAATGCCGCCATGGTCTCGATTCAGAACGGCCGGTTCATACCGATTCCGTTCGGCGACATTCTGGATCCCGCGACCGGCCGCACCAGAGTGCGTATGGTGGATGTGGAGTCCGAGTCGTACGTCATCGCGCGGCGGTACATGATTCGGTTGGCTCCGGATGATTTCAATCACCCTCAGGATCTAGTTCGATTGGCGACTACGGCGGGTCTGGCCGTGGATGATTTCCGGAAACGGTTTGAATACCTGATGGGCAAGGATGTATGA